Proteins co-encoded in one Quercus robur chromosome 8, dhQueRobu3.1, whole genome shotgun sequence genomic window:
- the LOC126697080 gene encoding peptidyl-prolyl cis-trans isomerase CYP18-1, whose amino-acid sequence MSVTLHTNLGDIKCEIFCDEVPKTAENFLALCASGYYDGTVFHRNIKGFMIQGGDPTGTGKGGTSIWGKKFNDEIRESLKHNARGILSMANSGPNTNGSQFFISYAKQPHLNGLYTIFGKVIHGFEVLDLMEKTQTGPGDRPLAEIRLNRVTMHANPLAG is encoded by the exons ATG TCGGTAACGCTGCACACAAACCTCGGCGACATAAAGTGCGAGATCTTCTGCGACGAGGTCCCCAAGACTGCCGAG AATTTTTTGGCACTATGTGCAAGCGGTTATTATGATGGGACCGTATTTCACCGTAATATAAAAGGTTTTATGATTCAAGGTGGAGACCCAACAGGTACTGGCAAGGGGGGTACGAGTATATGGGGCAAGAAGTTCAATGATGAGATAAGAGAGTCTCTCAAG CACAACGCAAGAGGGATACTTTCAATGGCCAATAGTGGCCCCAATACTAATGGAAGCCAGTTCTTCATAAGTTATGCAAAGCAGCCACATTTGAACGGATTGTACACTATATTTGGCAAGGTGATTCACGGTTTTGAAGTCCTTGATCTCATGGAAAAG ACTCAAACAGGTCCAGGAGATCGACCGCTGGCAGAGATTAGACTCAATCGCGTGACAATGCATGCTAATCCACTTGCTGGTTAG